From one Butyricimonas faecihominis genomic stretch:
- the mutY gene encoding A/G-specific adenine glycosylase: MEDREISDILIRWYEENKRDLPWRRTSDPYLIWISEIILQQTRVVQGLEYFNRFTERFPDVAALARADEDEVMKYWQGLGYYSRARNLHAAARQIMNDFSGVFPRTREEVLSLKGIGDYTAAAICSFAYRLPYATVDGNVFRVLARLFDIDLPIDGGEGKKYFTALAQSLLDERRPDLFNQAMMEFGALQCVPKSPDCEHCPLNGKCLGLAARQVERLPVKSGKTVVKPRYFNYLYIHGQGMTLLFKRTGNDIWRNLYEFPLIETERAVTWEELSGMAVFQELFDGIEKVEIIREYVAKKHVLSHRVIYPVFYEIRVDSFSESMEKYLKVPDDRVGEYAVSRLIQSYLEVRDGLLF, encoded by the coding sequence AGAGAGATTAGCGACATATTGATTCGTTGGTACGAGGAGAATAAACGGGACTTACCGTGGCGAAGGACTTCCGATCCTTACCTGATCTGGATTTCGGAAATCATACTTCAACAAACTAGGGTGGTACAAGGATTGGAGTACTTTAACCGATTCACGGAGCGATTTCCCGACGTGGCGGCTCTTGCCCGGGCGGATGAGGACGAGGTGATGAAGTACTGGCAAGGGTTGGGGTATTATAGCCGGGCTAGGAACCTGCATGCGGCAGCCCGGCAGATCATGAATGATTTCAGTGGTGTTTTTCCCCGTACACGTGAAGAAGTGCTTTCGTTGAAAGGAATTGGTGATTACACGGCGGCGGCTATTTGTTCTTTTGCCTACCGGTTACCCTATGCAACCGTGGATGGAAATGTATTCCGGGTATTGGCCCGGTTGTTTGATATAGATTTACCCATTGACGGGGGAGAGGGGAAGAAATATTTTACGGCATTGGCTCAATCTCTGTTGGATGAACGTCGTCCGGATTTGTTCAACCAGGCAATGATGGAGTTCGGGGCATTGCAATGTGTACCCAAATCACCAGATTGTGAGCATTGTCCTCTAAATGGGAAGTGCCTGGGATTAGCCGCCCGGCAAGTGGAGCGATTACCCGTGAAAAGTGGGAAGACCGTGGTGAAACCCCGTTATTTTAATTATTTGTATATACATGGGCAAGGTATGACCCTTTTATTTAAGCGAACGGGGAATGATATTTGGCGTAATCTCTACGAGTTCCCGTTAATCGAAACGGAACGTGCGGTTACGTGGGAGGAATTGTCCGGGATGGCTGTTTTTCAAGAGTTATTTGATGGTATCGAAAAGGTTGAAATTATCCGGGAGTATGTGGCAAAGAAACACGTTTTGTCTCATCGGGTGATATACCCTGTATTTTATGAAATCCGGGTCGATTCGTTTTCAGAGAGTATGGAAAAATATTTGAAAGTGCCTGATGATCGGGTGGGAGAATATGCCGTTTCCCGATTAATTCAGTCATATCTTGAAGTGCGAGATGGTTTGTTGTTTTAA
- a CDS encoding sigma-70 family RNA polymerase sigma factor, which translates to MRKSDRDILDVFVKNRKEGVRMLFDRYYRPLVLYAGSLIDDDTMAEDLVQEFFVRLWEDDYLKHIEEKALSSYLFSSVRNSCYTYTHKKDVLRRRVDYTAIDVAADTATVLNQEIVDRVTTVIARMPEQTRKVVDCVLMRDMKYQDAANELQVSLNTVKTLLRNGMRILREELKGDEELILLLILSKSLGD; encoded by the coding sequence ATGCGAAAAAGTGATCGAGATATATTGGATGTGTTCGTGAAGAACCGTAAGGAAGGAGTTCGGATGTTGTTTGATCGATATTATCGTCCTCTCGTGCTGTATGCGGGAAGTTTGATTGATGATGATACGATGGCAGAAGATCTCGTTCAGGAATTTTTCGTGCGTTTATGGGAAGATGATTATCTGAAGCATATTGAGGAAAAGGCTCTTAGTTCTTATCTTTTTTCTTCTGTTCGCAATAGTTGTTACACTTACACGCACAAGAAGGATGTGTTGCGTAGACGGGTGGATTACACGGCTATTGACGTGGCCGCAGACACGGCCACGGTGCTGAATCAGGAAATTGTGGATCGGGTGACGACTGTTATCGCTCGGATGCCGGAGCAAACGAGGAAAGTGGTGGATTGCGTTCTGATGCGGGATATGAAATATCAGGATGCGGCCAACGAGTTACAGGTGTCTCTAAACACGGTGAAAACGTTGTTACGTAATGGAATGCGTATATTGCGGGAAGAATTAAAGGGAGATGAAGAATTGATTCTGTTACTTATCCTATCCAAGAGCTTGGGAGATTAA